TCAGTTTTTGGGCTAGTTTCTTAAAAAGAGGCCAAAAACGAAATTAGGCATGGGGTTAAGACAGGTGTGACACGTCGGCGAACTTCTCCACCCACAGCATACTGCCCGTAAAGTTAAGCTGGTACAAGCACAGATTGTAATGGATGAAACGGTCCATCTGGCTTAAGGGGTAATGCAATAACTGCGACAGAAAAACGCGCATGGCCCGGCCGTGCATGCAGATGAGGATTGTTTCTTCCTCAGGCCGGGACAAGATCAAATCAATGACCGGTTTCTGACGTTCTGCTACTTGCACGGGGCTTTCTCCGCCCTCAATGGGCAGGTCAATCTCGCCTTGTTGCCAGCGGCCCAACACCTCATAGTAATAAGCGTCCTCTTCGGGTGATATTTTGGTGCCCTCGCGCCAGCCCCAGCAAATCTCATTCAAGCCAGCGTGCGCCTCATGCGGCAAACCCAAGTCCAGAAATCCCTGCACGGATTGTTGCGCGCGCTGAAGAACAGAGGTATAGACTTTGTCAAATTTGATGTGCTGGTATGCCTGGAAGAATTTCTCTGCCTGCCACCGGCCAGTCTCATTCAACGGCGAGTCCACACCGCTTCCCTGAACAATGCCTTGCAGGTTCAGGTCAGTTTGGCCATGCCGGATAAGGTAGATTTTTTTGAGGCTCAATTTTACGCTAATTTGCAGGCCCTAAAGGTAGGGGATAAATACGAAAAGTAGCCATGAAAAGACGCGCTGACGTTTCTTTAGAGCAGTTAAACGCCTGGAACAAAAACACCATGGGCGAGCACATAGGCATTGAATACACTGAGATTGGCGACGATTACTTGATAGGCAAAATGCCAGTTGACCATCGCACCCACCAGCCCATGGGCCTCTTGCACGGCGGTGCCTCTGTGGCCTTAGCTGAGACCTTGGGAAGCGTGGGCGCCACCATGTTTTTGGATTTAGAGAAGCAATATTGCGTGGGGCTGGAAATTAACGCCAACCACATAAAGAGTGCGCGAAGCGGGTTTGTCTACGGCAAAGCCACAGCCATTCACGTGGGAAGAAAGACCCAAGTATGGGAAATTCGTATCACCACAGAATCCGGCGATTTGGTGTGCATCAGTCGCATTACCATGGCAGTTTTGGATAGAGGCTAGAACCTAATTCTAAGCCTTCTTTTTAGTAAGAACTAGCTGTAAAAGCTTAATTATATATTGAATGCCAGACCCCAGTACTGCGGCTCATCTTATACAGAACGCCTTGCCTATAGAGAATGCCTATTCGCTTTTTTTGGCGGGTGTAGAGACGCAATTACCGTCTGTGCTATGGCGTCTGCCGAACCAAAAAGAAGTGCAGTTGCTGGTGGCCACCTCCGGAGCTCAAACCCAACTTCCTCCATTAGAGGGACCTATTGCGGGATTTGCCTTTTGTCCTTTTGAGGCTTCCGAAGACATACACAATCAGTTTTTGCCCGCAGACATCTATTATTGCGGCAAAGCCGATGCTCAAATACAAGTAAACTCCGCTTCTGTACCCGATCATTTTTGGCCTCTTTTCCAGGAAATAGCCCAAAAACGACAACCTCAACTTCCTGGCAATTGGCCAGTGCATCCGGAAGGATCAAATTCAGAAATAGAAAGGACTGTTTTTGAAGAAACCGTGGCTATAGCCGTGAGTGCCATGCAGGCGGGCTGTCTGGAGAAAGTAGTCTTGTCGCGGACTAAGACCTTGCCTCTGGCGAAGGAGGTAGATCTAATCCAACAGTTCACCCGACTTACCCAATTATATCCCACGGCCTTTGTGTCTTTGATCGCTATTCCAGGGGTAGGGACGTGGTTAGGCGCTACGCCAGAGTTGTTAGTACAAATAAACAAGCACAAGGTGTTCAGGACTGTGGCCTTGGCCGGGACGCAACCCTTGACTGATGGCCTCACCCCCGCAGATGCCATCTGGCGGCAGAAAGAGATTGAAGAACAAGCCTTGGTGCAACGCTACATTGTCAGCTGTTTCCGGCATCTGCGCCTGCGCGAGTATGTAGAGATGGGACCGCGTACCATTCTGGCGGGTAACTTACTGCACCTGCGTACCGATTTCAGTGCGGCCATGGATGAAGTGGGCTTCCCGAAACTGGGCACCCAGATGCTGGAGCTGTTGCATCCCACTTCGGCGGTGGGCGGCATGCCTAGAGCCGCGGCCTTGAAAATGATTAGCCAACTGGAGCCCCACCAGAGACGTTATTACAGCGGTTATCTGGGGCCGGTACAGATAGAAGGGGAGACCAATCTATTTGTCAACCTACGATGCGTGGAGCTGGGCAAAGACACCGTGACGGCCTACGCCGGCGCAGGCATGACACCCGACTCAGACCCGGCCAAAGAGTGGCTAGAAACCGAAATGAAGATGCAGACAGTCCTGCGCCTTTTCCAAGATTCTCATTCATGATTTTACAATCTGTCATTGATATAGCTGAAATCTGTGCCCGTAAAGGCGTGCAGAACATTGTCTTGTCGCCGGGCTCACGGTGCGCCCCCTTGGTGCTGGCCTTTGCGCGTCATCCACAACTGCGTGTGCGCACGGTGTCAGATGAAAGAAGTGCCGCCTTCATTGGCTTGGGCATTGCCCAGCAGACCCAGAAGCCGGTGGTGTTGGTATGTACCTCAGGTACAGCAGCCTATAACTACGCGCCTGCCGTGGCCGAGGCGTTTTACCAGCACATTCCCTTGTTGGTGTTAACCGCAGACCGTCCGCCTGAATGGGTAGACCAACTGGACGGACAGACCATCAAACAATCGCACATCTATGGAGGGCATGTGAAGCGAAGTCTGGATTTTCCGGTGGAGACGCATCACGCAGACTCCCAATGGCATGCCACCCGGCTCATCAATGAAGCGCTCAATGAAACAGTGGCTTTCCCCGAAGGCCCTGTGCACATCAACATCCCGTTGCGCGAGCCTTTTTACCCAGAGGAAGGGGAGAGCTTTACTTATAGTTCAGATGTGAAAATCATTGAAGAATTGCCATCCTCGGCTCAAATGTCACAGGATACTCTTGCCGCATTACAAGCAGAGTTGAAGAACTTCAACCGTATTCTGGTGGTTGCGGGACAAGGAAGAAAAGACCAGGCTTTGCAAGAAACGGTGCAGAACTTTTGCCGGGCCACAGGCGCTATTTTTGTCACAGACACTATCAGCAACCAGCAGGCAGAAGGCGCGACCATCAATTACCATGACGTGTTCTTGGCGGCCAAATCGGCCAAAACTGAACCTACCCTTCAACCCGACCTGCTCATCACCTTCCATAAATCGCTTATCTCCAAAAACCTGAAACTGTACCTGAGAGGCCAGCAGAGCATGCAGCATTGGCACGTGCAGCCGGCAGGTCAAGTGGCAGATACATTCCAAGCTTTGACGCGCATCATTAGGGCAGAGCCGAAGGCGTTCTTTCAGCAAATCAACTCGACTGAGTTGAATACGCAAGTTGCACCTGTCTTCGCCAATGCTTGGTTTGAATTGAATGCGCAGGGCAAGTCAGTTTTGGAGCGTTTTCAGGAAAATAGCCCATTTTCGGAGTTCAAAGCGTGTCATCAAGTACTTAGGAATCTACCGGCTAATAGTTTGCTGCACTTGGCCAACAGCATGAGCGTACGCTACGCCAACCTCATTGGCGTCTCTGAACTAGAGAATGTAGAGGTGATGGCCAATCGCGGCACCAGCGGCATTGACGGAAGCACCAGCACGGCCGTGGGTGCGGCCCTCAGCACTGACAAACTCGTAATCCTGCTCACTGGTGACATGGCCTTCTTGTATGACCGCAATGCGCTGTGGCACAACTACCTTCCGAAGAACCTCAGGATAGTTGTCTTGAACAACCACGGCGGTGGCATCTTCAGGATGATTGAAGGTCCGCGCAGCCAGCCAGAACTACGGCCTTTCTTTGAAACCGACCAACGCCAGACTGCTCAGAAAACCGCCGAAGACATGGGCTTAGCCTATCTGAAAGTAATAGATGCCAAAGCATTGGCAACGGCCTTGCCTGCATTCTTCGACCTAACCGCTGGACCACAGTTATTGGAGGTAGAAACCAGCAGTCCCGAAAATTATGAGGTGTTTGCCGCGTACCGGGCCGCCGTGCAGGACAAAATTGGTCTTTCATCCAGCTAAATTCGTGTAGCAATATTCTGTTTTCTGGTTTGCATCTTTTTGAGTACCAACGTATAAGAAGGTAGGGCGCTACAGTAACGGCGTAAAGAAGATGGCATGGACAAACAATGTAGATTCTTGGCAAACCAAACATCATCCTATCATCTATGACATTGGCAGAGTGGCCCTGGGGCTGTTCCTGCTCTACAAAGGGTTGATGTTTATTGCAGATACCACGGCACTGTCTCAAATCATGGAAAAGAGTCAGTTTGAGTTTGTGGCCCTGGGCCTGGCGCACTTGGTGGCCTTCGCGCACTTGGTGGGTGGTCCTTTCATTGCGTTGGGACTCAAAACCCGTTTTTCAGCGGCGGTACAAATTCCAATTCTGCTTGGCGCAGTTTTGTTTGTGAACCCTAATAGAGGTTTTTACTCAGAAAACACCGAACTCTGGATTTCCATCATAGTCCTGCTGCTGTTGGTGGTGTATTTGGTGGGAGGCTCCGGCTATTATTCCCTTGACCGCAAAATGGACGAACACGCCACCAGAACAGATCCTTTGTGGCACCATGACACGCACAGCTATTAACTAATGTAAAACTTTTAGAACTGCCGTTTTTGGCCTGTTTCCTGAGAAATAGTCCAAAAACGATATGTCTCCGGCAGAGTGTGGCCTTCCTGATTTTCCATTCCCTGGTAGCCTTCCTGTTTCATATCCGTAGAAAGTCCTTGCATTCACGTGCCAGGACTTTCTACCTTTACGGCGCATTGTTTTACTAACGTAAGATTTCATGAAGAGCAATTATAACTGGACTACCCTCAAAGAATACCAGGAAATCCTTTTTCAATTCCATAACGGCATCGCTAAAATCAGCATTAACCGCCCGCAGGTGCATAACGCGTTCACGCCCCGCACCGTGTCTGAAATGATTGATGCCATGAACATCTGCCGTGACAACCCAGACATCGGGGTGATTGTCTTCACCGGCGAAGGCGGAAAAGCGTTCTGCTCGGGTGGCGACCAAAGCGTGCGCGGCCACGGCGGCTACATTGGCGAGGACACCGTTCCCCGCCTGAACGTGCTGGACCTGCAGATGCAAATCAGACGCATTCCTAAGCCCGTGATTGCCATGGTGGCTGGTTGGGCCATTGGCGGCGGCCACGTGCTGCACGTAGTCTGCGACCTGACTATTGCCGCTGAGAACGCCCGCTTCGGGCAGACGGGTCCTAAAGTAGGTTCTTTTGATGGTGGTTTCGGGGCCTCGTATCTGGCACGCATTGTAGGCCAGAAAAAAGCCCGCGAAATCTGGTACCTCTGCGACCAGTACAACGCCCAGGAAGCTCTGGACATGGGCTTGGTGAACAAAGTAGTGCCTTTGGAAAAACTGGAAGAAACCACCGTAGAGTGGTGCGAAAAAATTCTGGAGAAAAGCCCACTGGCGTTGCGCATGCTCAAAGCCTCTTTCAACGCCGAACTGGACGGACAGGCTGGCGTGCAACAACTAGCCGGAGACGCCACCTTGCTGTACTATCTCTCAGACGAGGCCAAAGAAGGCAAGAACGCCTTCCTTGAAAAACGCAAGCCAGATTTCTCTAAATATCCTAAATTTCCTTAAAGGGGATGCTAGTATTTAGACGCTAGATGTTAGACAAAAGCCCTGCTACATACTCTGTAGTAGGGCTTTTTTTTGGTGTAAACTTTAATGGTGCCTAACCAGTAAGTTTGCATACAAGTCTTCTGATTATTTATTGCCGACATTTAACATTTAGCGTCCCCGCCATGCCTGACCACCTGCTGCTCAACGGAAAGAAGTTCTTTTATGATGAAATCCAGCATTACTCGTTTAGGGAGAGCATTCCTTTGAACGGGTATGAGATGAAGACGCTGGAGTTCTGTAAAAGCTGGTTGCAGGGAGTGCAGGAGTTTCCGGTGATGACCTCGGGCAGTACGGGCGCGCCTAAAGTGATTACCCTCACGCGGGAACAGATGGAAGCCAGCGCCCGGCGCACCTTGCGTATTTTCAACCTTCAGCCCGAAGAGAAAGCACTGGTCTGTTTGAACACTGAATACATTGCCGGCATGATGATGCTGGTGCGCGGTTTAGTAGGCAATTTGCACATGACCATCATTGAACCCATCGGGAACCCGTTGGCCAGTGTTGAGCCGGCTGCCCATTTTGACTTCGTGGCCATGGTACCCTTGCAGTTGCAAACGCTTCTGGAGCAAACCCCGGAGAAAGTTGACCAGCTCAACCAAATGAAAGCCGTTCTCCTGGGCGGTGCCGCTATTCATAAAAACCTGGAAGAGGCCGTGCAACAGCTCACGGTGCCTGTTTACCAAAGCTACGGCATGACGGAAACCGTCTCGCATGTAGCGGTTAGGCAGTTGAATGGGTCAGCCAGAAGCGACTTTTATGTGGCTCCTGAGGAGGTAACGCTGGGGCAGGATGAAAGAGGCTGCCTCACCATTTCAGCCGAAGTCACCAATCATGAAACCCTGATCACCAATGACCTGGTGGAACTGCGCGATGCTCATTCCTTTCAATGGCTGGGCCGGGCTGACAATACCATCAATACCGGCGGCGTGAAAGTGCAGCTGGAGAAAGTAGAAAACGCCCTGGGCAACGCGATGGCCACGCTGGGCATGAACCGCCGTTTCTTCGCGGCCGCGCTACCTGATGAAACGCTGGGAGACAAGCTGATTGCCGTCTTGGAAGGCTCACCACTCACCGTGGAGGAAGAGCATAACCTCAAAGGCATGTTAAGGGAGCACTTGGGCAAATATGAAATTCCCAAACAGTTCGGCTACCTGCCGCGCCTGCCAGAAACCGCTACCGGTAAAGTAGATAGAAGAGGCGGCATGGCCCTGTTATAAACCGTTTTTGGGATGTTTCCTAGAAAACAGGCCAAAAACGGCTCAATCTTCTTAGGCTAGTTTTTGGTGGTTTGCACCTTGTTGTATTCCAGTAAGGCCTTGTAAGGACTGCCTTTCTTCAAGTAGTTCTTCGCCTTTTCACTATCCTGCATCATGACCAGTAAAGAGTCTTGCTGGAGTACCTGCAACTTTCCATCGCCCTTCTGGAAGAATTTGAAATAGTCACTGTTCGCTCCAGCAGAATTCTGGGGAAGAGGCAGGTAAGAATAGCCGTTTATTTTCCCTTCCACAGATTTGAACAGCCAGCAGCTGTCGGCTGGCAAACCCGGCACCGACTGCTTTTTATTGGTGAAGACTTTTGTAATAGAACGGGTGTTTTTAGGATAGATTTTCAGATGACGAGCAGGGTCCTTCGGCCTTTTAGATAAATCCAGCGTCTCTAGGTAACTGACCTTAAAGACATCAAACTTGATTTTGCCCTGCACCTTTATTACAGTGCTGTCCTTCATCACCACCATATAAGTAGCCAGAGGGTTGCTAAGCGTAGAACTTCTTTCGCCCATAGACATGGTATGCAGCATTTGCATCTGCCGCTGCATGTGAAACTGGTTATGCTGGTTGGCCACCATCCGGGCGGCTTGAGCAGGCATATTCTGCCCATGTACAGCAAGGACGGAACCGGTGAGGCACGTGGTGAGCAAGGCAAGAAGGAGCTTATTTTTCATAGAACATTTGGGTGAGGGAAAGGCCTAACCGTAAAAACAGAGGAGATTGTGTTGGCTTAATAGCGAATGGCTCATAAAAGTAAGCACTGGTCCAGAAAATTAAATGATCTTTTTCCCCAAGTTTAAAAGACCAGGAAGACATGCCGTTTTTGGCTTGTTTTCTGGAAAATAGCCCAAAAACGGCAGAGAAAACGATTGAAATTAAGTCTTCAGGAAGAGGTGCGGATATTATGAATTTCAAAACCAGATGTAAAAATATCTGTTCTTATTTATGAAAAGTGCAATGGAAAAATAAGTTTATTGCTAAAATGAATACTTTTGGCAGCTTCTTACGTATTGGGGGAAATCTAGCCAGAAGCCCTCTCTAGGCACAGACGTGACGGATTGAATGGGGCAGGCAGATTTCTAACCTCCACTACAGCACGCTCCATGAAAATCAAAAAACTGTTGGTCGCCAACCGCGGCGAAATCGCTATTCGTGTCCTCAGAGCCTGTAATGAGCTGGGCATCCAGACGGTGGCCATCTACACCTATGAAGACCGTTACTCGCTACACCGCTACAAGGCAGACGAGGCCTACCAGATAGGCAAAGAAAACCAACCGCTTCAGCCGTATCTC
The nucleotide sequence above comes from Nibribacter ruber. Encoded proteins:
- a CDS encoding histidine phosphatase family protein produces the protein MSLKKIYLIRHGQTDLNLQGIVQGSGVDSPLNETGRWQAEKFFQAYQHIKFDKVYTSVLQRAQQSVQGFLDLGLPHEAHAGLNEICWGWREGTKISPEEDAYYYEVLGRWQQGEIDLPIEGGESPVQVAERQKPVIDLILSRPEEETILICMHGRAMRVFLSQLLHYPLSQMDRFIHYNLCLYQLNFTGSMLWVEKFADVSHLS
- a CDS encoding hotdog fold thioesterase; translated protein: MKRRADVSLEQLNAWNKNTMGEHIGIEYTEIGDDYLIGKMPVDHRTHQPMGLLHGGASVALAETLGSVGATMFLDLEKQYCVGLEINANHIKSARSGFVYGKATAIHVGRKTQVWEIRITTESGDLVCISRITMAVLDRG
- a CDS encoding chorismate-binding protein, with amino-acid sequence MPDPSTAAHLIQNALPIENAYSLFLAGVETQLPSVLWRLPNQKEVQLLVATSGAQTQLPPLEGPIAGFAFCPFEASEDIHNQFLPADIYYCGKADAQIQVNSASVPDHFWPLFQEIAQKRQPQLPGNWPVHPEGSNSEIERTVFEETVAIAVSAMQAGCLEKVVLSRTKTLPLAKEVDLIQQFTRLTQLYPTAFVSLIAIPGVGTWLGATPELLVQINKHKVFRTVALAGTQPLTDGLTPADAIWRQKEIEEQALVQRYIVSCFRHLRLREYVEMGPRTILAGNLLHLRTDFSAAMDEVGFPKLGTQMLELLHPTSAVGGMPRAAALKMISQLEPHQRRYYSGYLGPVQIEGETNLFVNLRCVELGKDTVTAYAGAGMTPDSDPAKEWLETEMKMQTVLRLFQDSHS
- the menD gene encoding 2-succinyl-5-enolpyruvyl-6-hydroxy-3-cyclohexene-1-carboxylic-acid synthase, with product MILQSVIDIAEICARKGVQNIVLSPGSRCAPLVLAFARHPQLRVRTVSDERSAAFIGLGIAQQTQKPVVLVCTSGTAAYNYAPAVAEAFYQHIPLLVLTADRPPEWVDQLDGQTIKQSHIYGGHVKRSLDFPVETHHADSQWHATRLINEALNETVAFPEGPVHINIPLREPFYPEEGESFTYSSDVKIIEELPSSAQMSQDTLAALQAELKNFNRILVVAGQGRKDQALQETVQNFCRATGAIFVTDTISNQQAEGATINYHDVFLAAKSAKTEPTLQPDLLITFHKSLISKNLKLYLRGQQSMQHWHVQPAGQVADTFQALTRIIRAEPKAFFQQINSTELNTQVAPVFANAWFELNAQGKSVLERFQENSPFSEFKACHQVLRNLPANSLLHLANSMSVRYANLIGVSELENVEVMANRGTSGIDGSTSTAVGAALSTDKLVILLTGDMAFLYDRNALWHNYLPKNLRIVVLNNHGGGIFRMIEGPRSQPELRPFFETDQRQTAQKTAEDMGLAYLKVIDAKALATALPAFFDLTAGPQLLEVETSSPENYEVFAAYRAAVQDKIGLSSS
- a CDS encoding DoxX family protein, encoding MAWTNNVDSWQTKHHPIIYDIGRVALGLFLLYKGLMFIADTTALSQIMEKSQFEFVALGLAHLVAFAHLVGGPFIALGLKTRFSAAVQIPILLGAVLFVNPNRGFYSENTELWISIIVLLLLVVYLVGGSGYYSLDRKMDEHATRTDPLWHHDTHSY
- the menB gene encoding 1,4-dihydroxy-2-naphthoyl-CoA synthase; translated protein: MKSNYNWTTLKEYQEILFQFHNGIAKISINRPQVHNAFTPRTVSEMIDAMNICRDNPDIGVIVFTGEGGKAFCSGGDQSVRGHGGYIGEDTVPRLNVLDLQMQIRRIPKPVIAMVAGWAIGGGHVLHVVCDLTIAAENARFGQTGPKVGSFDGGFGASYLARIVGQKKAREIWYLCDQYNAQEALDMGLVNKVVPLEKLEETTVEWCEKILEKSPLALRMLKASFNAELDGQAGVQQLAGDATLLYYLSDEAKEGKNAFLEKRKPDFSKYPKFP
- a CDS encoding AMP-binding protein, producing MPDHLLLNGKKFFYDEIQHYSFRESIPLNGYEMKTLEFCKSWLQGVQEFPVMTSGSTGAPKVITLTREQMEASARRTLRIFNLQPEEKALVCLNTEYIAGMMMLVRGLVGNLHMTIIEPIGNPLASVEPAAHFDFVAMVPLQLQTLLEQTPEKVDQLNQMKAVLLGGAAIHKNLEEAVQQLTVPVYQSYGMTETVSHVAVRQLNGSARSDFYVAPEEVTLGQDERGCLTISAEVTNHETLITNDLVELRDAHSFQWLGRADNTINTGGVKVQLEKVENALGNAMATLGMNRRFFAAALPDETLGDKLIAVLEGSPLTVEEEHNLKGMLREHLGKYEIPKQFGYLPRLPETATGKVDRRGGMALL